Proteins co-encoded in one Acidobacteriota bacterium genomic window:
- a CDS encoding gluconolaconase, whose amino-acid sequence MSLFSSSSPLAPHITRISPPAAMPGGEIDLHGTHLDPDSRRMPHATIGDVFAPVSLSRPNRATVRILDGSISGEIVLHRNGAASNPVTVHVAVPMAENLHPVANPVVDATGQVFTTLSGARGQATPVSIFRIQRDFQMLPFVRELMNPTGLAFDHGGYLYASSRAEGTVYRISPEGEMSTYAEGMGIATGIAFDRDGNLYVGDRSGTIFKINPSREIFVFATLEPSIAAYHLAFDDAGTLYVTGPTTSSNQAIHAIDRDGNISVYYQGLGRAQGMAFDVDGNLYVAASLHGQRGIVRITPSREASLAVSGNNLVGLAFVEDGCAVLATRDALFHVALDIEGRPLLS is encoded by the coding sequence ATGAGTCTCTTCAGCTCGTCCTCGCCCCTGGCCCCGCACATCACACGCATCTCTCCGCCCGCCGCGATGCCCGGTGGTGAGATCGATCTGCATGGAACGCACCTGGACCCAGACAGCCGTCGCATGCCACATGCCACCATCGGCGATGTGTTTGCGCCGGTCAGCCTGAGCCGGCCGAATCGCGCTACGGTACGAATCCTCGACGGCAGCATCTCGGGCGAGATTGTGCTGCACCGCAATGGCGCGGCATCGAACCCGGTCACGGTGCACGTGGCCGTTCCCATGGCGGAGAACCTGCACCCGGTCGCTAACCCAGTTGTGGACGCCACGGGACAGGTCTTTACCACACTCTCTGGAGCGCGCGGGCAGGCAACGCCGGTCTCCATCTTTCGTATTCAGCGCGACTTCCAGATGCTTCCCTTCGTTCGCGAACTGATGAACCCGACCGGGCTGGCCTTCGACCACGGAGGTTATCTGTACGCAAGTTCGCGCGCCGAAGGGACGGTCTACCGCATTTCGCCAGAGGGCGAGATGTCGACCTATGCCGAGGGCATGGGGATCGCGACGGGAATCGCATTTGACCGCGACGGCAACCTCTATGTTGGCGACCGCTCGGGAACGATCTTCAAAATCAACCCTTCGCGCGAGATCTTCGTCTTCGCTACGCTTGAACCCTCGATCGCTGCTTACCATCTGGCCTTTGACGATGCGGGAACTCTTTACGTCACGGGGCCAACCACCTCGTCGAACCAGGCGATCCATGCCATCGACCGCGACGGCAATATCTCTGTCTACTATCAAGGACTCGGCCGCGCCCAGGGGATGGCGTTCGACGTCGACGGCAACCTTTACGTAGCGGCGAGCCTGCATGGGCAACGCGGGATTGTGCGCATTACGCCGTCGCGCGAGGCCTCGCTGGCGGTCTCCGGCAATAATCTTGTAGGGCTGGCGTTTGTCGAAGACGGCTGCGCGGTTCTGGCGACGCGGGATGCTCTGTTTCATGTGGCACTGGATATTGAGGGACGGCCGCTGCTCTCCTAA
- the rimO gene encoding 30S ribosomal protein S12 methylthiotransferase RimO: MTPPATTEAATTPETASARPKIGFVSLGCPKNLVDSEVMMGLLHQAGGQLTPAAEDAEIIVVNTCSFIDSAKQESVNIILEMVQHKQANGGRAQKLIVAGCLVERYRDEIQKNIPEVDAVVGTGELEAILTAAGLAPKPAPATDSPFNILPQGLVSRAHSAVQQHSRPEEDSTQVKIEHHEIEVQKLELSSRPKRSGVEGSASLPIAPEAAHLASRPEGDLREQQGRFSRTAWDGATAALPEYLYSDETPRILATPRASAYIKIAEGCDHPCSFCIIPQLRGKFRSRRMSSIVSEAEKLIAQGVREITLIGQDTTCYGEDLGLTDGLAQLLEALATLPGLKWLRFLYTYPNKVTTRLLETMAKHGNIAKYLDVPLQHASAPVLKRMKRGGNAKIFLDLIEKARRIVPGIVIRTSFIVGFPGETDQDFNELAEFVKRAQIDWLGVFTYSDEEGAKAFDLDAALKVPERTIQARRRKLMKLQQKISAKAKAQWVGREIDLLVEGESEETELLWEGRTIQHAPEIDGKVFINDFGPHEELVPGTFYRAEITESHDYDVVARIIM, translated from the coding sequence GTGACTCCCCCCGCCACAACTGAAGCTGCAACCACGCCCGAGACCGCCTCAGCCAGACCCAAGATCGGCTTCGTCTCCCTCGGCTGCCCCAAGAACCTTGTAGACTCCGAGGTTATGATGGGCCTGCTCCATCAGGCCGGCGGTCAACTGACACCCGCAGCCGAAGACGCCGAGATCATCGTCGTCAACACGTGCAGCTTCATCGACTCGGCCAAGCAGGAGTCCGTCAACATCATCCTCGAGATGGTGCAGCACAAGCAGGCCAACGGAGGCCGCGCGCAGAAGCTTATCGTCGCCGGCTGCCTCGTCGAGCGCTACCGCGACGAGATCCAGAAGAACATCCCCGAGGTCGACGCCGTCGTCGGAACCGGCGAACTCGAAGCCATTCTCACCGCAGCTGGCCTCGCTCCCAAGCCTGCGCCAGCGACAGACTCGCCCTTCAACATCCTGCCGCAGGGCCTCGTAAGCCGCGCCCACAGCGCCGTGCAGCAGCACTCGCGCCCCGAGGAGGACTCGACGCAGGTAAAGATCGAGCATCACGAGATTGAAGTACAAAAACTTGAGTTGTCATCCCGACCGAAGCGCAGCGGAGTGGAGGGATCTGCTTCTCTACCGATAGCGCCGGAAGCTGCACACCTCGCCTCGCGCCCCGAAGGCGACCTCCGCGAACAACAAGGCCGCTTCTCCCGCACCGCATGGGACGGAGCCACCGCCGCGCTGCCGGAATATCTCTACAGCGACGAGACGCCGCGCATCCTCGCCACGCCGCGCGCCTCGGCCTACATCAAGATCGCCGAGGGCTGCGACCACCCGTGCAGCTTCTGCATCATCCCGCAGCTTCGCGGCAAGTTCCGCTCGCGCCGCATGTCGTCGATCGTCTCCGAGGCAGAAAAGCTCATCGCGCAGGGCGTCCGCGAGATCACCCTCATCGGCCAGGACACAACCTGCTACGGCGAAGACCTCGGCCTCACCGACGGCCTCGCCCAGTTGCTCGAAGCCCTCGCAACGCTCCCCGGCCTCAAGTGGCTCCGCTTCCTCTACACCTACCCCAACAAGGTGACGACGCGGCTGCTTGAGACGATGGCGAAGCACGGCAACATTGCGAAGTACCTCGACGTTCCGCTGCAACACGCGAGCGCCCCGGTTCTCAAGCGCATGAAGCGCGGCGGCAACGCAAAGATCTTCCTCGACCTGATCGAGAAGGCCCGCCGCATCGTCCCCGGCATCGTCATCCGCACCAGCTTCATCGTCGGCTTCCCGGGGGAAACTGATCAGGACTTCAACGAACTCGCAGAGTTCGTGAAGAGAGCACAGATCGACTGGCTCGGCGTCTTCACCTACTCCGACGAAGAGGGCGCGAAGGCCTTCGATCTCGACGCCGCCCTCAAGGTCCCCGAGCGCACCATCCAGGCCCGCCGCCGCAAGCTGATGAAGCTCCAGCAGAAGATCAGCGCCAAAGCCAAAGCCCAATGGGTTGGCCGCGAGATCGACCTCCTCGTCGAAGGCGAGTCCGAAGAGACCGAACTCCTCTGGGAGGGCCGCACCATCCAGCACGCCCCCGAGATCGACGGCAAGGTCTTCATCAACGACTTCGGCCCCCACGAAGAACTCGTCCCCGGCACCTTCTACCGCGCCGAGATCACCGAGTCGCATGATTATGATGTAGTCGCTCGCATCATCATGTGA
- a CDS encoding PadR family transcriptional regulator: MLILRVLRSSPLHGYAIAQKIHLLSREVLEVEEGSLYPALQKILLKGWASAEWGISETGRKVRFYRLTAAGRKQLEAELEDYDRVTEAIKAVLRTA; encoded by the coding sequence ATGCTCATCCTGCGCGTCCTCCGCTCCAGCCCTCTGCACGGATATGCCATCGCGCAAAAGATCCATCTCCTCTCCAGAGAAGTCCTCGAAGTAGAAGAAGGCTCCCTCTACCCCGCCCTCCAGAAGATACTCCTCAAGGGCTGGGCCAGCGCCGAGTGGGGAATCTCCGAGACCGGCCGCAAGGTCCGCTTCTACCGGCTGACCGCTGCGGGCCGCAAACAGCTCGAGGCCGAGCTCGAAGACTACGACCGCGTCACCGAAGCGATCAAAGCTGTGCTGCGCACCGCATAG
- a CDS encoding ABC transporter permease, producing the protein MNELTRRIQYLLHRRRMQQELYDEMQFHREMSTRAGAEPKSFGNEALLHERAREAWGWIWIDRLLQDLRFGLRTLARSPGFTLTAVLVLAVGIGVNVAAFGLFNMFVLKPLPVRDPDTIVRLQRSAPGSFASVIAYPSIKFYRDHAKTLRAFMVSTDREILLESESKPIRARFISANLFRELGAETSQGRLFDPERDEQKDSAPVVVLSHTFWQEHFDSDPSIVGRTVHLNHKPAIVIGIAPRNFSGLGLPREPAFWMPLAQQPYFIEGSTALTDATLDGMLDVWARLQPGVSPKITAQELFALTNELRKQSPQAVWDNERITIEPGGYLQALHKDNVPMISLVATLVLLILTVACSNLGGLLMARGVTRGHEISIRFALGASRRRIIRQLFTESLLLALLAAAAGIGLGYLCLRVFLSQVNAPPWLNPTPDWRVVAFAATIGLIAAIVFGLAPALQLTAKRRSGTRTRQLLVTAQIAASCVLLIVAGLLVRALHFAVSTDPGYDYQHVLIVDPDLAAHGYSSSAARNYLDAAQARLSRLPGVTSVGLTSMAPLGHKNVTGLGGYHFGIFVSHIEPGFFTTMAIPRLSGRDLQAGDTNEAVVSESLARRMWPNESPLGKQFSLDPSNPQSEKLTIVGVVTNARTMSMHDPDATELYQFSDDHSLPHMVLLVRTQGRLENIATAARTVTAGIDAGLFPSVRLLSDSFHEEVGTVEKGAVIASLMGASAVLLAAIGLLGLVAYTVSQKTTEIAIRLALGASKTHVIAATLRQFITPVALGLIMGTVLAALASQLLRRILYGVSGLDPLSYAAAIGLLAAIASVAAFAPARRALRIDPMRILRHE; encoded by the coding sequence ATGAACGAGCTCACGCGAAGAATCCAGTACCTGCTTCATCGCAGACGTATGCAGCAGGAGCTCTACGACGAGATGCAGTTCCACCGCGAGATGTCCACCCGCGCCGGCGCCGAACCGAAGAGCTTCGGCAACGAAGCCTTGCTGCATGAACGGGCGCGCGAGGCCTGGGGCTGGATCTGGATCGACAGACTCCTGCAGGACCTCCGCTTCGGGCTGCGCACCCTCGCGCGCTCCCCCGGCTTCACCCTCACCGCAGTCCTCGTGCTTGCAGTCGGAATCGGCGTCAACGTCGCCGCCTTCGGGCTCTTCAACATGTTCGTGTTGAAGCCCCTGCCCGTGCGCGACCCCGACACCATCGTCCGCCTGCAGCGAAGCGCCCCCGGCAGCTTCGCCTCCGTCATCGCGTACCCCTCCATCAAGTTCTATCGCGACCACGCCAAGACCTTGCGCGCCTTTATGGTCAGCACCGATCGCGAGATCCTCCTCGAAAGCGAGAGCAAGCCCATACGCGCCCGCTTCATCTCCGCCAACCTCTTCCGCGAGCTCGGCGCCGAAACATCACAGGGAAGACTCTTCGACCCGGAACGCGACGAACAAAAGGACTCTGCTCCCGTCGTCGTCCTCAGCCACACCTTCTGGCAGGAGCACTTCGACAGCGATCCCTCCATCGTCGGTCGAACCGTGCACCTCAATCACAAGCCCGCAATCGTGATCGGTATCGCCCCGCGCAACTTCAGCGGCCTCGGTCTGCCGCGCGAGCCAGCCTTCTGGATGCCGCTCGCCCAGCAGCCCTACTTCATAGAAGGCAGCACCGCGCTCACGGACGCAACACTCGACGGCATGCTCGACGTGTGGGCACGCCTCCAGCCCGGCGTATCGCCAAAGATCACCGCGCAGGAGCTCTTCGCCCTCACCAATGAACTGCGAAAGCAATCCCCCCAGGCCGTCTGGGACAACGAGCGCATTACCATCGAGCCTGGAGGCTACCTGCAGGCGCTGCACAAAGACAACGTCCCCATGATCAGCCTCGTCGCAACGCTCGTCCTGCTCATCCTCACCGTCGCCTGCAGCAACCTCGGCGGACTCCTGATGGCGCGCGGCGTCACCCGCGGTCACGAGATCTCCATACGCTTTGCTCTGGGAGCAAGCCGCCGCCGAATCATTCGCCAGCTCTTCACCGAAAGCCTCCTTCTCGCGCTGCTAGCCGCCGCCGCAGGAATCGGCCTCGGCTACCTCTGCCTCCGCGTCTTCCTCTCGCAGGTCAATGCTCCGCCGTGGCTCAACCCCACGCCCGACTGGAGAGTTGTCGCCTTCGCCGCAACCATCGGGCTGATCGCAGCCATCGTCTTCGGACTCGCACCCGCCCTGCAGCTCACTGCAAAGCGCAGAAGCGGCACGCGCACCCGCCAACTTCTCGTCACCGCGCAGATCGCCGCAAGCTGCGTCCTCCTCATCGTCGCAGGACTGCTCGTTCGCGCCCTGCACTTTGCCGTATCCACCGACCCCGGCTACGACTACCAGCACGTCCTCATCGTCGATCCCGACCTCGCCGCGCACGGCTACTCCAGCTCCGCCGCTAGAAATTATCTCGACGCCGCGCAGGCCAGGCTCAGCCGCCTTCCCGGTGTCACCTCCGTCGGACTCACCTCTATGGCTCCCCTCGGACATAAAAACGTCACCGGGCTCGGCGGATATCACTTCGGAATCTTCGTCAGTCACATCGAACCCGGCTTCTTCACCACCATGGCAATCCCTCGGCTCAGCGGAAGAGACCTGCAGGCCGGCGACACCAACGAAGCCGTCGTCAGCGAGTCCCTCGCGCGGCGTATGTGGCCCAACGAGTCTCCCCTCGGCAAGCAGTTTTCTCTCGACCCCTCGAACCCACAGTCCGAAAAACTCACCATCGTCGGCGTAGTCACCAACGCCCGCACCATGTCCATGCACGACCCCGACGCCACCGAGCTCTATCAGTTCAGCGATGACCATTCGCTTCCGCACATGGTCCTGCTCGTGCGCACACAGGGAAGGCTCGAGAACATCGCAACTGCAGCCAGAACTGTGACCGCCGGCATCGACGCCGGACTCTTCCCCTCGGTTCGCCTGCTCAGCGATTCCTTCCACGAAGAGGTTGGAACCGTAGAGAAAGGAGCAGTGATCGCAAGCCTGATGGGAGCCTCCGCCGTACTGCTCGCAGCCATCGGACTCCTGGGCCTGGTAGCCTACACTGTCTCCCAGAAGACCACGGAGATCGCCATACGGCTCGCGCTCGGCGCTAGCAAGACCCACGTCATTGCCGCAACGCTGCGTCAGTTCATCACTCCGGTAGCGCTGGGACTGATCATGGGTACCGTGCTAGCCGCACTCGCATCACAACTGTTGCGTCGCATCCTCTACGGAGTCAGCGGACTCGACCCGCTGAGCTACGCCGCCGCCATTGGACTGCTCGCCGCCATCGCATCCGTAGCCGCCTTCGCCCCCGCACGAAGAGCGCTCCGTATCGATCCCATGAGGATCCTCAGGCACGAGTAG
- a CDS encoding phosphatidylglycerophosphatase A, with the protein MANSNVQLRPPSEKKTLWAWTVGTFFGAGLLKPGPGTYGSAAALALWLAFAQTLHPTHLSLITFIAAIVVTLIGIPASTIVARESGREDPGHVVIDEVAGQLITLVFCPPDWAHAIVALILFRAFDIFKPWPIRRFERLPEGTGIMMDDVAAGVLAFICMQLLRHFL; encoded by the coding sequence GTGGCGAACTCGAACGTTCAACTGCGGCCTCCCTCGGAGAAAAAGACGCTCTGGGCCTGGACGGTCGGAACCTTCTTCGGCGCGGGTCTCCTCAAACCTGGCCCCGGAACCTACGGCTCGGCGGCTGCGCTCGCACTTTGGCTGGCGTTTGCACAGACGCTGCATCCGACTCATCTTTCTCTCATCACCTTTATCGCCGCTATTGTGGTGACGTTGATTGGGATTCCCGCTTCAACCATTGTTGCGCGCGAATCGGGACGCGAAGACCCTGGCCATGTCGTTATCGACGAGGTCGCGGGACAGCTCATCACGCTCGTTTTCTGTCCGCCGGACTGGGCCCACGCCATCGTGGCCCTCATACTCTTTCGCGCCTTCGACATCTTCAAGCCCTGGCCGATCCGGCGTTTTGAACGTCTGCCTGAGGGCACGGGAATCATGATGGACGATGTTGCGGCGGGCGTGCTGGCATTTATCTGTATGCAACTGCTGCGTCATTTTCTGTAG
- the yacG gene encoding DNA gyrase inhibitor YacG — MPKALFCPTCRNVVLIDNENFPFCSDRCRLLDLGKWASGDYKVSTPIQDPDLLEELSRSKRDNPGNSDKDED; from the coding sequence ATGCCGAAAGCGCTCTTCTGTCCGACCTGCCGCAATGTTGTCCTGATCGACAACGAGAACTTTCCTTTTTGTTCTGACCGTTGCCGTCTGCTCGATCTTGGCAAGTGGGCCTCGGGGGACTACAAAGTTTCTACGCCGATTCAGGACCCCGATCTTCTCGAAGAGCTGTCCCGCTCAAAACGCGACAACCCCGGCAACAGCGACAAGGACGAAGACTAG